One part of the Helicobacter cetorum MIT 99-5656 genome encodes these proteins:
- the atpD gene encoding F0F1 ATP synthase subunit beta has product MEGKIIQVLGPVVDVEFESYLPAIFEALDVNFNVNGVQKSLVLEVAAHLGGNRVRAIAMDMTEGLVRNQVVKARGKMIEVPVGEEVLGRIFNVVGESIDNLEPLKPSMTWPIHRKAPSFEQQSTKTEMFETGIKVIDLLAPYSKGGKVGLFGGAGVGKTVIIMELIHNVAYKHNGYSVFAGVGERTREGNDLYHEMKEGGVLDKVALCYGQMNEPPGARNRIAFTGLTMAEYFRDEKGLDVLMFIDNIFRYAQSGAEMSALLGRIPSAVGYQPTLAGEMGKLQERIASTKNGSITSVQAVYVPADDLTDPAPASVFAHLDATTVLNRKIAEKGIYPAVDPLDSTSRILSPQMIGEKHYEIATGIQQVLQKYKDLQDIIAILGLDELSEEDKKIVERARKIEKFLSQPFFVAEVFTGSPGKYVTLQETLEGFGGILEGKYDHIPENAFYMVGGIQEVLEKAKNMKNS; this is encoded by the coding sequence ATGGAAGGCAAAATCATTCAGGTTTTAGGTCCTGTTGTAGATGTTGAATTTGAGTCCTATCTACCGGCGATTTTTGAAGCGTTAGATGTTAATTTTAATGTTAATGGCGTTCAAAAATCTTTAGTTCTAGAAGTGGCAGCCCATTTGGGTGGTAATCGTGTGCGAGCGATTGCAATGGATATGACAGAAGGCTTAGTGCGTAATCAAGTGGTAAAAGCTCGTGGTAAGATGATTGAAGTGCCTGTGGGCGAAGAAGTTTTAGGGCGTATTTTTAATGTTGTAGGCGAGAGTATTGACAATTTAGAACCCCTTAAGCCATCTATGACTTGGCCTATTCATAGAAAAGCCCCCAGTTTTGAGCAACAAAGCACCAAAACTGAAATGTTTGAAACCGGTATTAAGGTGATTGATTTGCTAGCACCTTATTCTAAGGGTGGTAAGGTAGGCTTGTTTGGTGGGGCTGGTGTAGGAAAGACTGTTATTATTATGGAACTCATTCATAATGTGGCTTATAAGCATAATGGGTATTCTGTATTTGCTGGTGTGGGAGAACGCACTAGAGAGGGGAATGACCTTTATCATGAGATGAAAGAAGGGGGCGTTTTAGACAAAGTTGCACTATGCTATGGGCAAATGAATGAGCCACCAGGAGCAAGAAATCGCATTGCATTTACCGGTTTGACCATGGCAGAGTATTTTAGAGATGAAAAGGGCTTAGATGTGTTGATGTTTATTGACAACATCTTTAGATACGCTCAAAGTGGTGCAGAGATGAGTGCGTTACTAGGGCGTATTCCTTCAGCGGTGGGGTATCAGCCTACACTAGCTGGAGAAATGGGGAAACTTCAAGAAAGAATTGCTTCTACTAAAAATGGCTCTATCACTTCGGTTCAAGCGGTATATGTGCCAGCAGATGATTTGACCGACCCAGCCCCCGCTTCAGTGTTTGCACATTTAGATGCAACGACGGTGTTGAATAGAAAGATTGCTGAAAAAGGGATTTATCCAGCGGTTGATCCCCTAGATTCTACTTCAAGGATTTTAAGCCCCCAAATGATAGGCGAGAAGCACTATGAAATCGCAACAGGTATCCAGCAAGTCCTACAGAAATATAAGGATTTACAAGATATTATTGCGATTTTGGGCTTAGATGAATTGAGCGAGGAAGATAAAAAAATTGTTGAAAGAGCCAGAAAAATTGAGAAGTTTTTATCTCAGCCGTTTTTTGTGGCTGAAGTGTTTACGGGGAGTCCGGGTAAGTATGTAACTCTTCAAGAGACCCTAGAAGGTTTTGGAGGGATTTTAGAAGGTAAATACGACCATATTCCTGAGAATGCTTTTTACATGGTAGGGGGTATTCAAGAGGTTTTAGAAAAAGCTAAAAACATGAAAAATTCCTAA
- the atpG gene encoding ATP synthase F1 subunit gamma — MANLRDIRKKIGSVKNMQKITHAMKLVSTSKLRKAEEVARRSRAFALKLDAVFNDILSKMRSQGLENIQSKYFRELERLEVKKVDIIFITADKGLCGGFNTSTIKKVLACANEYKEQGIKVRLRGIGKKGNEYFSFNGIEVLDKLNDLSSMPNYERSQDFMQKVVKDYLNGETDKVVIIHNGFKNMISQELRVKVVLPVGHEIIHHDKTTHPNQESQHNDPQEIITSEPSNNEDEILDSLAKKFVEYSLYYALIDSLAAEHSARMRAMDTATNNAKDLVKNLTISYNKARQEAITTELVEINAGVEALK; from the coding sequence ATGGCAAATTTGAGAGATATTAGAAAGAAAATTGGAAGCGTTAAAAACATGCAAAAGATTACGCACGCCATGAAACTCGTTTCCACTTCTAAGCTTAGAAAGGCTGAAGAGGTTGCAAGGCGTTCTAGGGCGTTCGCATTAAAATTGGATGCAGTGTTTAATGACATTTTGTCTAAAATGAGAAGCCAGGGGCTTGAAAACATTCAAAGCAAGTATTTTAGAGAGCTAGAAAGACTTGAAGTTAAAAAAGTAGATATTATTTTTATTACGGCAGATAAGGGGCTTTGTGGGGGATTTAATACAAGCACCATTAAGAAAGTTTTAGCATGTGCAAACGAATATAAAGAGCAGGGGATTAAGGTGCGTTTGCGTGGTATCGGCAAAAAGGGTAATGAGTATTTTAGCTTCAATGGTATAGAAGTTTTAGACAAGCTCAATGATTTGAGCTCTATGCCTAATTATGAGCGTTCACAAGACTTTATGCAAAAGGTGGTAAAAGACTATTTAAACGGCGAAACTGATAAAGTTGTTATTATCCACAATGGCTTTAAAAATATGATTAGCCAAGAATTAAGAGTGAAAGTTGTGTTGCCTGTAGGTCATGAAATTATACATCATGATAAAACTACACATCCTAATCAGGAGTCTCAGCATAATGACCCACAAGAGATTATTACTAGTGAGCCAAGCAATAATGAAGATGAGATACTAGATTCTTTGGCAAAGAAGTTTGTAGAATATAGCTTGTATTATGCTTTGATTGATTCTTTAGCAGCAGAACATAGTGCTAGAATGCGGGCTATGGATACAGCTACCAATAACGCTAAGGATTTGGTTAAAAATTTAACCATTTCTTATAACAAAGCTAGACAAGAGGCTATTACGACAGAGCTAGTAGAAATCAATGCTGGCGTAGAAGCCCTTAAATAA
- the atpA gene encoding F0F1 ATP synthase subunit alpha: MSQLKLEEISSIIEEKIKNFEFDFDMAEVGKVVSYADGVAKVYGLKNVMSHEVLEFETGDKGVAANLEEDNVGVIIFGSGSGIKEGTIVKRAKNLMKIPVGDAIVGRVVNALGEPIDGKGEIETSEFGLIEQKAPGIMDRKSVHEPLQTGIKAIDALVPIGRGQRELIIGDKQTGKTTVAVDTIINQKGQNVVCIYVAIGQKESTVVQVVRKLEEYGAMEYTVVVNASASDSAAMQYLAPYTGVTMGEYFRDHARHALIVYDDLSKHAVAYRELSLILRRPPGREAFPGDVFYIHSRLLERAAKVSDERGAGSLTALPIVETQAGDVSAYIPTNIISITDGQIFLETDLFYSGIRPAINVGLSVSRVGGAAQIKATKQVSGTLRLDLAQYRELQAFAQFASDLDDASKKQLERGQRMVEVLKQAPYSPLPIEKQVVIIYAGAKGFLDNVSVKKVVDFEEQLHPFLEAKYPQVLEEIRTKKALDKDLEAMLKKVLEEFKLTYSE, translated from the coding sequence ATGTCCCAATTAAAATTGGAAGAAATCAGCTCAATTATTGAAGAAAAAATTAAGAATTTTGAATTTGATTTTGATATGGCTGAAGTCGGCAAGGTAGTTTCCTATGCTGATGGTGTGGCTAAGGTCTATGGCTTAAAGAATGTGATGTCGCATGAAGTGTTAGAATTTGAAACGGGGGATAAGGGGGTTGCGGCTAATTTAGAAGAAGATAATGTAGGCGTGATTATCTTTGGTTCTGGTAGCGGTATTAAAGAAGGGACAATAGTCAAGCGAGCGAAGAATTTAATGAAAATTCCTGTGGGTGATGCCATCGTTGGGCGTGTGGTAAATGCCTTAGGTGAGCCTATTGATGGCAAGGGAGAGATAGAAACAAGCGAATTTGGTCTCATTGAGCAAAAGGCACCAGGAATTATGGATAGAAAGTCCGTGCATGAACCCCTTCAGACAGGTATCAAAGCCATTGACGCACTGGTGCCTATTGGGCGTGGACAAAGAGAATTGATTATTGGAGATAAACAAACAGGTAAAACGACCGTAGCTGTGGACACCATTATCAATCAAAAGGGACAAAATGTAGTTTGTATTTATGTGGCTATCGGACAAAAAGAATCCACGGTGGTGCAAGTGGTGCGTAAGCTAGAAGAATATGGCGCTATGGAATATACGGTGGTGGTAAATGCTTCAGCTTCTGATTCAGCTGCTATGCAATACTTAGCCCCTTATACCGGTGTGACCATGGGAGAGTATTTTAGAGACCATGCCCGTCATGCCTTAATTGTCTATGATGATTTGAGCAAGCACGCCGTGGCTTATAGGGAGCTTTCTTTGATTTTGAGAAGACCCCCAGGTAGAGAAGCGTTTCCTGGAGATGTGTTCTATATCCACTCACGACTTTTAGAAAGAGCGGCTAAAGTTTCTGATGAAAGGGGTGCTGGCTCTTTGACTGCACTTCCTATTGTAGAGACTCAAGCAGGCGATGTTTCAGCTTACATACCTACTAATATTATTTCTATTACAGATGGGCAAATTTTCTTAGAGACAGATTTGTTTTATTCAGGGATTCGTCCAGCCATTAATGTGGGGTTATCGGTTTCAAGAGTTGGAGGGGCTGCTCAAATCAAAGCCACGAAGCAAGTTTCAGGGACTTTACGCTTGGACTTGGCTCAATATAGAGAACTGCAGGCTTTTGCACAATTTGCTTCTGATTTAGATGATGCAAGCAAGAAACAGCTAGAGCGTGGACAGCGTATGGTAGAAGTGTTGAAACAAGCCCCTTATTCGCCTTTACCTATTGAGAAGCAAGTGGTGATTATCTATGCTGGGGCTAAAGGGTTTTTAGATAATGTTAGTGTTAAAAAAGTGGTGGATTTTGAAGAACAATTACACCCTTTCTTAGAAGCAAAATACCCCCAAGTTTTAGAAGAGATTCGCACTAAGAAAGCGTTAGATAAGGACTTAGAAGCTATGCTTAAAAAAGTCTTAGAGGAATTTAAGCTTACTTATAGCGAGTAG
- a CDS encoding F0F1 ATP synthase subunit delta: protein MQDLRVISKHYAKALKNCAKDDKGLLEEIVLCFENLLEALKMPKLERVLFETHIPLNIKKEIVLEIVERIASQKVCLTLKPLLETMLKHNRLKALGFVVEELHSCSKQAVTLSARLLVQEKLESCQLQEVQQKLQERFNAPIEMTQDYWSENGVRLNVSSLDLEMSFSKESLLRKLEKQVIQSI from the coding sequence ATGCAAGATTTAAGGGTTATATCCAAGCACTATGCTAAGGCGTTGAAGAATTGTGCCAAAGATGATAAGGGTTTGTTAGAAGAAATAGTGCTTTGTTTTGAAAACTTGTTAGAAGCTTTGAAAATGCCTAAATTGGAGCGAGTGCTGTTTGAAACTCACATTCCTTTGAATATCAAAAAAGAAATTGTGCTAGAAATAGTAGAAAGAATAGCTTCTCAAAAGGTGTGTTTGACCTTAAAGCCTTTATTAGAGACCATGCTTAAACACAATAGACTTAAGGCGTTGGGCTTTGTAGTAGAAGAGTTGCATTCTTGCTCAAAACAAGCCGTAACTTTGAGTGCTAGGCTGTTAGTTCAAGAAAAGCTTGAAAGCTGTCAATTACAAGAAGTGCAACAAAAATTACAAGAACGCTTTAATGCTCCTATAGAGATGACTCAAGATTATTGGTCTGAAAATGGGGTGCGTTTGAATGTTTCAAGCTTGGACTTAGAAATGAGCTTTTCTAAAGAGAGTCTTTTAAGAAAATTAGAAAAACAAGTGATTCAATCTATTTAA
- a CDS encoding F0F1 ATP synthase subunit B, with protein MCLTKNGVAVGLLAVLSPLCGAELDISQTDIIERSLNFLLFVGILWYFLAQKMRAFFRSKSLEVSKCLEEIQTQLKASKDNKKKLLKELEQAKEKAELIVSDANKEAYTITQKYELQTKIDVENLIKNSKALMDLEIKKVKRELVEGVFKGLKESKKVSFSPQDCVNILKQRL; from the coding sequence ATGTGTTTGACTAAAAATGGGGTGGCAGTAGGATTGTTAGCTGTATTAAGTCCTTTGTGTGGGGCTGAGCTTGATATTTCACAGACAGATATTATAGAGCGTTCTTTGAATTTTCTCTTATTTGTGGGGATTTTGTGGTATTTTTTGGCTCAGAAGATGCGGGCATTTTTTCGTTCCAAAAGCCTTGAAGTCTCTAAATGCCTAGAAGAGATTCAAACCCAGCTCAAAGCTAGTAAGGACAATAAAAAGAAACTTCTTAAAGAGTTAGAACAAGCTAAAGAAAAAGCTGAACTGATTGTCTCTGATGCAAATAAAGAAGCCTATACTATCACGCAAAAATACGAGTTACAAACCAAAATAGATGTAGAGAACCTTATCAAAAACTCTAAGGCATTGATGGACTTAGAAATAAAAAAGGTCAAAAGAGAGCTGGTAGAGGGTGTTTTTAAGGGGTTGAAAGAGAGTAAAAAAGTATCCTTTAGCCCGCAAGATTGTGTGAATATTTTGAAACAAAGGCTTTAA
- a CDS encoding FoF1 ATP synthase subunit B': MNISVNPYLMAVAFVSFILLLWTMNAWVYRPLLAFMDNRKAEIEDSLSRIETDNTQSAEIRNQIETILKEATEKRRGVVAQAIQKATESYEAVIKQKENELNQEFEAFVKQLQDEKQALKERLEAQMPVFENELNKRVVAGLGS; the protein is encoded by the coding sequence ATGAACATATCGGTTAATCCCTATTTAATGGCAGTTGCTTTTGTGTCGTTTATTTTGTTATTGTGGACAATGAATGCGTGGGTTTATAGGCCTTTGTTAGCTTTTATGGATAATAGAAAAGCAGAAATTGAAGATAGTTTGTCTAGGATTGAAACAGATAACACGCAGAGTGCAGAAATTCGTAATCAAATTGAGACGATTCTTAAGGAAGCCACAGAGAAGCGTAGGGGGGTTGTGGCACAGGCGATTCAAAAAGCTACAGAGTCCTATGAAGCGGTTATCAAGCAAAAAGAGAATGAATTGAATCAGGAATTTGAAGCATTTGTTAAGCAACTACAAGATGAAAAGCAAGCTTTAAAAGAGCGGTTAGAAGCCCAAATGCCGGTGTTTGAAAACGAGTTGAATAAGCGTGTGGTTGCTGGTTTGGGGAGCTGA
- a CDS encoding ParB/RepB/Spo0J family partition protein, with protein MAKNKVLGRGLADVFPEITEVYEQGLYERANRVVELEIDEVMPNPYQPRKVFSKDSLEELAQSIKEHGLLQPVLVASENGRYHLIAGERRLRASKLAKMPTIKAIIVDIEQEKMREVALIENIQREDLNPLELAKSYRELLESYEMTQEELSKIVKKSRAHVANTMRLLTLSSKVQNALLEEKITSGHAKILVGLDEDKQELVLHSIVGQKLSVRQAEDLVRDFKVTTNLENKKHGFKETKTLIAKDELERLNQSLWHQYKLKVSLKGDKMILQCYENSLLKAFMEKMMS; from the coding sequence ATGGCAAAAAACAAAGTGTTAGGCAGGGGTTTAGCAGATGTTTTTCCCGAGATTACTGAAGTGTATGAACAGGGGCTATATGAAAGGGCTAATAGAGTTGTAGAGCTTGAAATTGATGAAGTGATGCCTAATCCCTACCAGCCTAGAAAGGTGTTTAGCAAAGATTCCTTAGAAGAATTAGCACAATCTATCAAAGAGCATGGTTTGTTGCAGCCGGTTTTAGTGGCGAGTGAGAATGGGCGTTATCATTTGATTGCGGGCGAAAGGCGATTAAGGGCGAGCAAATTAGCTAAAATGCCTACGATTAAAGCGATTATTGTGGATATTGAGCAAGAAAAAATGCGTGAAGTTGCATTGATTGAAAATATCCAGCGAGAAGATTTGAATCCTTTGGAGTTAGCTAAATCTTATAGAGAATTGCTTGAAAGCTATGAGATGACCCAAGAAGAGCTTTCCAAAATCGTTAAAAAATCTCGAGCCCATGTGGCTAATACTATGCGGTTATTAACGCTATCTTCTAAGGTTCAAAACGCTCTTTTAGAAGAAAAGATTACTTCAGGGCATGCAAAAATCTTGGTTGGCTTAGATGAAGACAAGCAGGAATTAGTGCTTCATTCAATTGTGGGGCAAAAACTCAGCGTGCGTCAAGCAGAAGATTTGGTGCGTGATTTTAAGGTAACCACAAATCTTGAAAATAAAAAACATGGTTTTAAAGAAACTAAAACGCTCATCGCTAAAGATGAATTAGAACGCCTTAATCAAAGTTTGTGGCATCAATACAAGCTTAAAGTATCTTTAAAAGGGGATAAAATGATTTTACAATGTTATGAAAATTCTCTTTTAAAGGCTTTTATGGAAAAAATGATGTCCTAA
- the soj gene encoding chromosome partitioning ATPase Soj encodes MSEIIAVANQKGGVGKTTTAVNLAASLAVLEKKILLIDFDPQANATSSLGFRRDKIDYDIYHVLIGRKQISQVILKTQMPFLDLVPSNLGLAGFEKTFYDSVQDKNNRRELMLKNALESVAKLYDYIIIDSPPALGPLTINSLSAAHSVIIPFQCEFFALEGSKLLLNTIRMLQKSTNPKLKIRGFLPTMHVPQLNLTKGVLAELFRYFDSAFFRDSATGEYIMIPRSVKLAESPSFGKPILLYDIKSNGSIAYQKLAQSILQG; translated from the coding sequence ATGAGTGAAATCATTGCAGTTGCTAATCAAAAAGGGGGCGTGGGTAAGACTACAACAGCTGTCAATTTAGCGGCTTCTTTAGCGGTGCTTGAAAAAAAAATCTTGTTGATTGATTTTGACCCCCAGGCTAATGCCACTTCAAGTTTGGGTTTTAGGCGTGATAAAATTGATTATGATATTTATCATGTGTTAATTGGGCGCAAGCAAATTTCTCAAGTGATTTTAAAAACACAGATGCCTTTTTTGGATTTAGTGCCTTCAAATTTGGGTTTGGCAGGGTTTGAAAAGACCTTTTATGATAGCGTTCAAGATAAAAATAACCGCAGAGAGCTTATGCTAAAAAATGCCTTAGAAAGTGTAGCAAAGCTTTATGACTATATCATTATTGACTCCCCACCTGCTCTAGGGCCACTCACTATCAATTCGCTTTCAGCAGCCCATTCAGTGATTATTCCTTTCCAGTGTGAGTTTTTTGCCCTTGAAGGCTCAAAGCTATTGCTTAACACCATTAGAATGTTGCAAAAAAGCACTAATCCTAAGCTCAAGATCAGGGGTTTTTTACCCACGATGCATGTCCCCCAGCTGAACCTGACAAAGGGGGTTTTAGCCGAATTGTTTAGGTATTTTGACTCAGCGTTTTTTAGAGATTCAGCTACAGGCGAATACATTATGATTCCAAGAAGTGTTAAACTAGCAGAATCCCCTAGTTTTGGTAAGCCTATCTTGCTCTATGACATTAAGTCTAATGGTAGTATCGCTTATCAAAAATTAGCTCAAAGTATCCTTCAGGGGTAG
- a CDS encoding biotin--[acetyl-CoA-carboxylase] ligase: MKKYKKIVFESLPSTQTYLLEKLKNEALKAPILVLAKKQSAGLGSRGNAWESVESALTFSLALKARDLPKDLPIQASALYLGFLFKEVLKELGSSVWLKWPNDLYLGAQKIGGVLVSVCKDMRVCGIGVNRVSKNWACLDIDVSNDLIVESFFKKIEENLFWGEVLSKYALEFHKNNSFNFHTDSGGVMSLKNARLLEDGRICIKGKTYVRI; this comes from the coding sequence ATGAAAAAATATAAAAAAATAGTTTTTGAGAGCTTGCCTTCCACACAAACTTATCTTTTGGAAAAACTTAAAAATGAAGCGTTAAAAGCACCCATTTTAGTCTTAGCTAAAAAGCAAAGTGCTGGGCTAGGTAGTAGGGGGAATGCTTGGGAGAGTGTAGAAAGTGCTTTGACTTTTTCGCTGGCCTTAAAGGCGAGAGATTTACCTAAAGATTTACCGATACAAGCGAGTGCTTTGTATTTGGGTTTTTTATTTAAAGAAGTCCTAAAAGAGCTAGGTTCTAGCGTTTGGCTCAAATGGCCTAATGACTTGTATTTGGGGGCTCAAAAAATTGGGGGTGTGCTAGTTAGTGTTTGTAAAGACATGCGGGTGTGTGGCATTGGAGTGAATAGGGTTTCAAAAAATTGGGCATGTTTAGATATTGATGTGAGTAATGATTTGATTGTGGAGAGCTTTTTTAAAAAAATAGAAGAAAATCTTTTTTGGGGGGAAGTTTTAAGTAAGTATGCGTTAGAATTTCACAAAAACAACTCTTTTAACTTCCATACCGATTCAGGCGGAGTGATGAGTTTAAAAAATGCGAGATTATTAGAAGATGGCCGCATTTGTATTAAAGGTAAGACCTATGTTAGGATATGA